One Mycolicibacterium pulveris genomic region harbors:
- a CDS encoding nicotinate phosphoribosyltransferase: MSLALLTDKYELTMLAAALRDGTAHRRTTFEIFARRLPDGRRYGVVAGTARFVDALAQFTFDDEALSLLSDFCDRETLAYLADYRFSGDVDGYGEGELYFPGSPVLSVHGTFGECVVLETLALSIFNHDSAIASAAARMVSAAEGRALIEMGSRRTHEQAAVAAARAAYLAGFTASSNLEAQRVHGVPAVGTSAHAFTLLYTAPEGRPNEKAAFKAQVEALGADTTLLVDTYDITAGVANAVEVAGPELGAVRIDSGDLGVLARQVRDQLDRLGAHRTRIVVSGDLDEFGIAALRAEPVDIFGVGTSLVTGSGAPTAGMVYKLVEVDGMPVEKRSSHKESHGGRKQATRLAKTTGTVVEEVVHRYGEPPAGQRGLAERPLTEPLVRGGEPVGDLSLETARERVRAGLKSLPWHGLALSRGEPAIPTRMVARAT, translated from the coding sequence ATGTCCCTGGCTTTGCTCACCGACAAATACGAGCTGACGATGCTCGCCGCCGCCCTGCGCGACGGGACGGCCCACCGCCGGACCACGTTCGAGATCTTCGCGCGCCGCCTGCCCGACGGACGCCGGTACGGCGTGGTCGCCGGAACCGCCCGGTTCGTTGATGCGTTGGCACAGTTCACGTTCGACGACGAGGCGCTCTCGCTGCTTTCGGACTTCTGTGACCGCGAGACCCTGGCCTATCTCGCCGACTACCGGTTCAGCGGTGACGTCGACGGATACGGCGAAGGTGAACTGTATTTCCCGGGCTCGCCGGTGTTGTCGGTGCACGGCACCTTCGGGGAATGCGTGGTGTTGGAGACCCTGGCGCTGTCGATTTTCAACCACGACAGCGCGATCGCGTCGGCGGCCGCTCGCATGGTGTCGGCGGCCGAGGGACGCGCGCTGATCGAGATGGGCTCCCGGCGCACGCACGAGCAGGCCGCCGTCGCCGCCGCGCGGGCCGCCTACCTGGCCGGGTTCACCGCCTCCTCCAATCTCGAGGCGCAGCGCGTCCACGGCGTTCCGGCGGTGGGCACCAGCGCCCACGCATTCACGCTGCTGTACACCGCACCGGAGGGGCGGCCGAACGAGAAGGCGGCGTTCAAGGCGCAGGTCGAGGCGCTTGGCGCGGACACCACGCTGCTGGTCGACACCTACGACATCACCGCCGGGGTGGCCAACGCCGTCGAGGTGGCCGGTCCGGAACTCGGCGCGGTGCGCATCGACTCCGGCGATCTCGGCGTGCTGGCCCGTCAGGTCCGCGACCAACTCGACCGGCTGGGCGCGCACCGCACCCGCATCGTGGTCTCCGGCGATCTGGACGAGTTCGGCATCGCCGCGCTTCGGGCCGAGCCCGTCGACATCTTCGGTGTCGGCACCTCGTTGGTGACGGGCTCGGGCGCGCCGACCGCGGGCATGGTGTACAAGCTCGTCGAGGTCGACGGGATGCCGGTGGAGAAGCGCAGCAGCCACAAGGAATCCCACGGCGGGCGCAAGCAGGCGACACGACTGGCCAAGACCACCGGCACCGTGGTCGAGGAGGTGGTCCATCGGTACGGGGAACCGCCTGCCGGCCAGCGTGGGCTGGCCGAGCGACCGCTGACCGAGCCGTTGGTGCGCGGCGGCGAGCCCGTCGGCGATCTCAGCCTGGAAACCGCGCGCGAACGGGTCCGCGCCGGGCTGAAAAGCTTGCCGTGGCACGGTCTGGCGTTGTCCCGAGGCGAGCCGGCGATCCCGACCCGCATGGTCGCGCGCGCAACATAG
- a CDS encoding ATP-dependent DNA helicase, whose product MGGSQRSGQIEMAEAVAHAFDTGEHLAVQAGTGTGKSLAYLVPAIARALEIDEPVVVSTATIALQRQLVDRDLPRLAKSLTDALPRTPSFALLKGRGNYLCLNKIHNGAAAEPEDRPQEELFEPMATSALGRDVQRLIAWSSDTDTGDRDELTPGVPDRSWSQVSVSARECIGVSRCPFGTDCFAERAREKAGAADVVVTNHALLAIDAISDAAVLPEHRLLVVDEAHELVDRVTSVATGELSATSLGVAQRRAARLVDAELSQRLEAATATISSAIHDGTPGRIDRLDDELATYLTALRDAAHQVRSAIDTSPSDPKAASARAEAVTALTDVADTASRILDSFVPAIPDRSDVVWLEHEDNRGNVRAVLRVAPLSVAGLLRDRLFEHSTTVLTSATLTIGGTFDAMASAWGLDGEDTKWRGIDVGSPFEHATSGILYVAAHLPPPGHRGSGAGAAESATSNAEQLDEIAALVTAAGGRTLGLFSSMRAAKAATEIMRERLDTPVLCQGEDTTSALVKRFAEDPETSLFGTLSLWQGVDVPGPSLSLVLIDRIPFPRPDDPLLTARQRAVAARGGNGFMAVAASHAALLLAQGAGRLLRTVEDRGVVAVLDSRMATARYSGYLRASLPPFWATTDPIRVREALQRLRDA is encoded by the coding sequence TTGGGCGGGAGTCAGCGCAGCGGCCAGATCGAGATGGCCGAGGCGGTGGCGCACGCCTTCGACACCGGTGAGCACCTTGCGGTCCAGGCCGGAACCGGCACCGGCAAGTCGCTGGCCTATTTGGTGCCCGCCATCGCGCGGGCCCTCGAGATCGACGAACCGGTCGTGGTGTCCACGGCGACCATTGCGCTGCAACGCCAGCTCGTGGACCGCGACCTGCCTCGGCTGGCGAAGTCGCTGACCGATGCCCTGCCCCGGACCCCGTCGTTCGCGCTGCTGAAGGGCCGCGGAAATTACCTGTGCCTGAACAAGATTCACAACGGAGCCGCAGCCGAGCCTGAAGACCGGCCGCAGGAAGAGTTGTTCGAGCCGATGGCCACAAGCGCGCTGGGGCGCGACGTGCAGCGGCTGATCGCGTGGTCATCCGACACCGACACCGGAGATCGCGACGAGTTGACGCCCGGGGTGCCGGACCGGTCGTGGTCGCAGGTGAGCGTGTCCGCGCGAGAGTGCATCGGGGTGTCGCGGTGCCCGTTCGGCACCGACTGCTTCGCCGAACGGGCCCGCGAAAAAGCCGGCGCTGCCGACGTCGTCGTCACCAACCACGCCCTGTTGGCCATCGACGCGATCTCGGATGCGGCCGTGCTGCCCGAACATCGCCTGTTGGTGGTCGACGAGGCGCACGAGCTGGTCGACCGGGTGACGTCGGTGGCGACCGGCGAGCTGTCGGCGACGTCGCTGGGCGTGGCGCAGCGGCGGGCCGCGCGTCTCGTCGACGCCGAACTCTCCCAACGGCTGGAGGCGGCGACCGCAACGATCTCGTCGGCCATTCACGACGGCACGCCCGGGCGCATCGACCGGCTCGACGACGAGCTGGCGACGTATCTGACCGCGCTGCGCGACGCCGCCCACCAGGTGCGCTCGGCGATCGACACCAGCCCCAGCGATCCGAAGGCCGCGTCGGCGCGGGCGGAGGCGGTCACCGCGCTGACCGACGTCGCCGACACCGCGTCGCGCATCCTCGACTCGTTCGTGCCGGCCATCCCCGACCGCAGCGACGTGGTGTGGCTGGAGCACGAGGACAACCGCGGTAACGTGCGCGCGGTGTTGCGGGTGGCGCCGCTGTCGGTGGCCGGGCTGCTGCGCGACAGGCTGTTCGAGCACTCGACCACGGTGCTGACGTCGGCGACGCTGACCATCGGCGGCACGTTCGACGCGATGGCCTCGGCGTGGGGGCTGGACGGCGAGGACACCAAGTGGCGCGGCATCGACGTCGGGTCGCCGTTCGAGCACGCGACGTCGGGCATCCTCTACGTCGCCGCGCATCTTCCGCCGCCGGGGCATCGCGGCAGCGGGGCCGGAGCCGCGGAGTCGGCGACATCCAACGCCGAACAGCTCGACGAGATCGCGGCGCTGGTCACCGCGGCGGGCGGGCGCACCTTGGGCCTGTTCTCGTCGATGCGGGCGGCCAAGGCCGCCACCGAGATCATGCGTGAGCGCCTCGACACCCCGGTGCTGTGTCAGGGTGAGGACACCACCTCGGCGCTGGTGAAAAGGTTCGCCGAAGACCCCGAGACCTCGCTGTTCGGCACGTTGTCGCTGTGGCAGGGCGTCGACGTGCCGGGTCCGTCGCTGTCGCTGGTGCTCATCGACCGCATCCCGTTTCCGCGACCCGACGATCCGCTACTGACCGCGCGCCAACGCGCGGTGGCCGCTCGCGGCGGCAACGGGTTCATGGCCGTGGCCGCCAGCCACGCGGCACTGCTGTTGGCGCAGGGCGCGGGCCGCCTGCTGCGCACCGTCGAGGACCGCGGCGTGGTGGCGGTGCTGGATTCGCGGATGGCCACCGCGCGCTACAGCGGGTATCTGCGCGCGTCGCTGCCGCCGTTCTGGGCGACGACCGATCCGATCCGGGTGCGCGAGGCGCTGCAGCGGCTGCGTGACGCCTGA